In Cyprinus carpio isolate SPL01 chromosome A5, ASM1834038v1, whole genome shotgun sequence, the sequence tgtttgtgttttctaACATATTAactcatgttaacaaatggaaccttagtGTAAAGtgcttttgtttatattaaaatgagCCGAGTACCTAtgcaatgtaatgttttaatgtttctcaGATGAAGACATCAAAGCATAATCAGTCTTGACTGACCCGCTAATGTTCATAATGTCTACCCAGTTTTTAAAAACAAGGTTACTTTCGCAATCGCACTCATAGAAACAATGAGACCTACATAGATTTTGTAGGTTAAATTCACACTATATATAGCTAAGtaataagaaatgctttttttgCCACAATTATTGGTACCTTGAGGTTCTTGGGCTGCTGCCGTAGTTCGAGCACATGTTTCCTgtgcagttctctctctctccggttgtTGTATTCGATCTGGTTCTCCAGCTCCGTTTGGTGCTGCAGGCGGATCAGATCCATGCGGAGTTTCTGTAGCGTCTTCAGCTGTCTGTGCTCAAGTTCTTGAGTCGACTCGTCTTGCCTGATCAACATAGCGTGCTCCATTTCCTTCTGGGTCTTCTTCTTATTCAACtcctgacagacagaaagatggaaattaatattacaatattaagttGATCAAATAATAAGGTCTCTTTTACATCTACTAGGGTGATATTTGTGGTCAACAGATGATTGTTTAGTTGCCCAAAAGACCCCTTAAATAATTATacccccaaaaaaataaacataattcaatataaatataatgtttttttgttttatttttttgtccaagtAATAGTAAACACCTCTTCAACAAGTGATTCTTCTGTGGAATGAGTTACAGAACAAAGTTAGTGGTTTAAAACAAACCCCTAATCAAAAgtaagcacaacaacaataatactaatagCTTGCCTTAGTAAGCAAAGGTTACAACAGTAAAAGGTATGATCGCATGaatgaaacacaataaaataagGTGAAGACATCCAACATTTGGACTAGGTTTGCAAACCACTGGATTATGCATcatcatatttgttgttttatagaCCATATATGGGTTTAGACCCAGTAAAACTTCTGAAGGTTTCCAGCAGATTAAAGCACTAGATTAAGAGATTTGCACATTGCTGCATTACTtattttcaaatcagtttaatTGAAAACAGTCAACAACCCCGAGAAATGGTTCAAATTTTGAAGTAACCCGACCCTGAGAAAAGCCTTCATatgattatattgtatatatacatatacacacacactactattcaaaagtgtaggatcagtaagaatttttttttttttacattttctcaccatggctgcatttatttgattaaaaacacagtaaaacagtaatattgtgaaatttggtgctcaagaaacatttagttTTATCAATCTTGAAATAAGAGAAATATtctattaatagtttttattaatttatttaaaacaacaacaatcttactgaccccaaaacttttaaatacacaaatttcaGAGTGCTAAGcagtcttttgtctttttttctgacttGAAGCATTTCATCCCCACCTCTCGTAACTGCTCCTGCTCAAACTCGTGCCTCTTGACCATGATCTTGCGTTTGAAGGCCCTGCAGTTCCGATCGTAGAAAGCCCTCTGCTGACCCAGAAGCTGAGCCTCTTCTTCAGCCTGAGAGTGCTGAATGTTCTCCTTGTGCTTGGACAGCCTCTCCTGCTTCTCTTTCTTAGGCGTGCTGTGGTCTTCACTCATTTCCTGAACACAGAATCATAAGCACCATGAAAAGAGACATAGGAAGTTTAgactaaaacttatttttatttccaagaacaaccatttttaattaaatatgaaaaagcaTTTGCAGCCGATTTTACACAGTAATGTGGTGTTTTTCTGTGccaaattttttgtaaaaaaaagtcaaatgtatgGCAGGACTTGATTTAATTATTTGGATCAAAGTCTTTTCAATAGGAAAGTCATAGGAAAGTCATTTTGAAAACTGTCTTTGGAATAATATGAATTTTCTAGTAAATGTGgtcaattttaatttcagcttGTAGGAACTACACAAGAACCTCTTTGATCTTCTCCTTGCACAGCTTGTACTGTTTCTTCTGGTTATCAAGGAAGTTGGTGAGCTCTTTCTTCTGCTGGGCCATGATTTGCTGTTGGAATTTCTTCTCATCAGCTCCCAGTGTTTTCATCTGAGGAACATAACACAGATTTATCATTAATATCACTCTAAATTACATTGCAAATTCAGtatgtgacagattttttttaatgtaaaaagaacTCTCGAGGAAAATGAACCAAAACCACACAGTCCCATTTTCTTCTCTGGCTTCATTAACATATGAATCAACATATGCTACATGAATAATTAGCATGCATCCCATGGCTATTTACATGTTTAACATGCAATGTggaaaagaataatataaattgGGGCATATTTCACATGATCTGCATGAACTTTTtaactaatttctttttttaactttgtacagAATTTATCGTTAAGAGGTTAATGTAATGCAAGTCCCAGAGTAACCATTCTAGATGATATTTTTGTCAATCGCTGTTTTCAGTCAATATAATGTCTATTTTAATTGACCAATATTTGATTGGCTAGTAACTATAAACTCTTTGGGTCTCAGCAGAGGAATAGGGAACGATCACCCACTTCTTTGTCTGTTTGGATGGCGTGCTTCTTGGCAAGTTTCTCCAGCTCAATGAAGGCATTGTTGGCATGGGTTTCCAGTTCTTTTTGGAGCTTCAGTCTGTGCTCATCCATCTCTGCCTTCAGCTTGTTCTCCAGAGCAATCAGCTGCTTCTGGTGTTGCCGTCGCATGCGTTTGTACCCTGACATCTGCTCTCTGAGCTCATTTTCCTGCTCATGTTCGTGGATCTGACGCGTTACCTAAATGGAAAAGAGCTTGGTCAGTGAAGGTGAAATTTTGAgatgattaaatgaaaaatagtccagtgaagtaaaataaaaccaaaaatctaCTGAATAAATTAACCAAATCACAAGATGACAAATGAtcaattaaaatatgataaaagatcaaaaaacaaacatctcacactactaaaacaaaaaaaccacaagATCACAAGATGACCAGTGTCCTCTTCTCACATTATGAGAGCAGAATAACCAGAAAAAGCCATGAAATCTACAGCAAAGCAACTGATAAGACTAAAAGTTCTCttgatataaaaaacacacaaaaaaataaaaaacaatatataataaaactaacaaattaaaaaaaacaatgatggaAAACTGACCATCTACTCCATCAAAacaaatgataattattatttgtactgCAATAagagaaaaagttgcaattgtgaatGTTACATGTCTTTACATTGCCTATGTGCATTTTCTAGATCTGGAAGATCATAGATGCCACTAAATATAGAAATGAAATCAGAAAAACCCCACCGTTCCCTTGATTTCTGCAAATCCCCGGAAGACAAACCTGGAAAAAGGGCGTGTCCAGATCAAACTGTTCGTTGAGTTTCTCGTAACTCCCACCTGAATTCCTCAAGCCAAACATGTTGGCGAAATAAACCACCCGTGAGAACATTGAGAGTCGCCTGCATTACATCCCCCAAAAGCACTTGCTCAAAACCCAccgggagagaaagagagagcgagagagggatgGGGATAAAGAGAGAGGGCGAACACTGCTTCTCCTCTCTCCTCACAGGTGCGCCGGGTATGAATGAGGTTCTCAGAGAGGCCTGGCCCTGCACACGGGCTAAGCAGCGCTTAGTAGGCCAGTCACATGAGATGCCTGTTGAAGGGGGAAATTTCCTAATCACCCTGAATCAGTAGCCCCACTGTAACCGCAGTCACCAATCCAATCGCTTGCAGCCCAAATGCCCCTATCAGCCACACCAAAGGGACATGTGACAGCACTAAGCCCCGGTGGCACAGGAAGAATGGGAAGGAGTGACAGAAACACTTCCAGGTTAAAGGTAACACAGATGGGCACCCTAACTCAAATCAAACTTATCACCAtaccaaatcaaatcaaaacaaaatacaacattacATGAAATTAATATTCTCAACAGGCATTTTACAGCGCGGTGGAAACAAGGCTTTAGAAGGCAATTTTCTTTTAATTGATACATTTTAGTACTGAACAAAATGTAGCTATTTATAATCAACATAACTCCATCAGCATGACTCATTTGTTTTAAGGATAATTAGGTTAAAACTTCCTTCTACGATATGTAGAAGCTACCCTCTAAAGAAGCATCTGATACATCCCTCACACAAATGCAATCCCAGAATTCACTGCAACAAAGTTAGTGAAAAATATATTACCTGAGGTTGCAgataagttaagttaagttaagttaagaaAGTTAAGAAATCATATCAGTGAactatatttcaataaaaatgggGTCTTTGGTACTATTAAATttaaggtcagttttttttttctttcagcaaggacgcattacactgatcaaaagtgtaaagacttttataatgttacaaaataaatgccgttcttttgaatgctttatttattctttcttgagcaacaaatcagcatattagaatgatttctgaaagatcatgtgacactgaagactagagtaaaagatgctgaaaaatcaacatccacaacacaaaaaaaaaacacattaaaaaaacaactaataattaaaaaataaaaaaacatcacaaaattactcttttacaaaaaaaaacaaaaaatgcagactggaaaaaaaaaaaaaaaaaaacttaaaaaaaatcccaaacttttgaacggttgcATAACTGTACGTTTATTAGGGATTCATGCTTCAATTTGGCAACAGCTAATGTAAAACTCTATTGGAATCAATTATGAGTCAA encodes:
- the taok3a gene encoding serine/threonine-protein kinase TAO3 isoform X2; its protein translation is MFSRVVYFANMFGLRNSGGSYEKLNEQFDLDTPFFQVTRQIHEHEQENELREQMSGYKRMRRQHQKQLIALENKLKAEMDEHRLKLQKELETHANNAFIELEKLAKKHAIQTDKEMKTLGADEKKFQQQIMAQQKKELTNFLDNQKKQYKLCKEKIKEEMSEDHSTPKKEKQERLSKHKENIQHSQAEEEAQLLGQQRAFYDRNCRAFKRKIMVKRHEFEQEQLREELNKKKTQKEMEHAMLIRQDESTQELEHRQLKTLQKLRMDLIRLQHQTELENQIEYNNRRERELHRKHVLELRQQPKNLKAMELQIKKQFQDTCKVQTKQYKALRHHQLEVTPKSEHKTVLKALKDEQTRKLAILAEQYEQSINEMMATQALRLDEAQEAECQALRQQLQQEMELLNAYQSKIKIQTEAQHEREQQKLEQKVSLRRAHLEQKIEEELASLQKERTDRIKHLLDRQEREIDAFDMESLRMGFNNLGALDYPKDDYR